One part of the Anopheles coustani chromosome 2, idAnoCousDA_361_x.2, whole genome shotgun sequence genome encodes these proteins:
- the LOC131262346 gene encoding uncharacterized protein LOC131262346, which translates to MLNRQRLILAALVLLIVASCLFDGASARKHRSRKSSRPKGVNIEIYHPKGVLIWYPYRSGIEMFGIEIFINQANPNRDGSSSSEEVSATCDICLNTTEVSYGKFILRSNDAIIRSRDHVYYNAIVKKTSGKAYVARSNEFYVSESRILIADITGGASNSRDESSSVVQAQSGNLADKTPNALQQEVKLLEEILDELNQQCNLAQNQSRELLLSVSTETRLDAKDLHQFMTRQLSAKLPSIDWNRVLVDTYYTTNGIIFEVPTIVEKLKILKLAKKLPDQPIVDVDVFETEDVTNDIEAWLVE; encoded by the exons ATGTTGAATCGCCAACGCCTAATCCTGGCCGCGCTCGTCCTGCTCATCGTGGCGAGCTGCTTGTTCGATGGGGCCAGCGCTCGGAAGCATCGCTCTCGGAAGTCCAGCCGTCCAAAGGGCGTTAATATTGAAATCTACCATCCGAAGGGCGTTCTGATCTGGTATCCGTATCGATCGGGAATCGAGATGTTTGGTATCGAAATCTTCATTAATCAGGCAAACCCGAACCGGGACGGGTCGAGTTCGAGCGAAGAAGTATCGGCGACCTGTGACATCTGCCTCAACACGACGGAGGTTTCGTACGGAAAGTTTATTCTACGCAGCAATGACGCGATCATTCGTAGCCGCGATCATGTTTACTACAATGCGATCGTGAAGAAGACGTCCGGCAAGGCTTACGTTGCACGTTCGAACGAGTTTTACGTTTCAG AAAGTCGCATTCTGATAGCGGACATCACCGGCGGTGCGAGCAACTCGCGTGATGAGAGCTCGTCCGTGGTTCAGGCCCAATCGGGAAATCTGGCCGACAAAACCCCAAACGCACTCCAGCAAGAGGTGAAGCTGCTCGAGGAAATTCTGGACGAGCTGAACCAACAGTGTAATCTGGCGCAGAATCAATCGAGGGAGCTGCTGCTGAGCGTATCGACCGAAACCCGGCTCGATGCTAAAGATTTACATCAGTTCATGACCCGACAGCTCTCCGCTAAGCTGCCCTCGATCGACTGGAACCGGGTGCTGGTGGACACGTATTACACGACCAACGGAATCATCTTCGAAGTACCGACCATCGTCGAAAAGTTGAAGATCCTTAAACTGGCCAAAAAGCTGCCCGATCAACCGATCGTGGatgtggatgtgtttgaaacgGAGGACGTAACAAACGATATCGAGGCATGGCTGGTGGAGTGA